One Diabrotica virgifera virgifera chromosome 3, PGI_DIABVI_V3a genomic window carries:
- the LOC114328294 gene encoding myotrophin: MSSDFVWAIKNGDLEQVKDIIEKKAVNVNEEVQGRPLILYAADYGQADVIEYLISAGADVNTKDKFGITAILAAIWEGHKDCVKLLLDKGAKKDGVAPDGKTYLESTENTEIRQLLSA; this comes from the exons ATGAGTAGTGACTTTGTATGGGCCATAAAAAACGGAGATTTGGAACAAGTGAAGGACATTATCGAGAAAAAG GCTGTAAATGTAAATGAAGAAGTGCAGGGACGTCCTCTTATTTTGTATGCTGCAGATTATGGTCAAGCAGATGTAATAGAATACCTTATATCCGCAGGGGCAGACGTAAAT ACGAAAGACAAATTTGGCATCACAGCCATTTTGGCAGCAATATGGGAAGGCCACAAGGACTGCGTCAAATTGTTGTTAGACAAAGGAGCCAAAAAAGATGGAGTCGCTCCTGACGGTAAGACCTATCTGGAATCAACTGAGAACACAGAAATCAGGCAACTCTTATCGGCCTAA